A genome region from Alicyclobacillus acidocaldarius subsp. acidocaldarius DSM 446 includes the following:
- a CDS encoding ATP synthase subunit I → MSANSLMKRLRAIQWSWLGLMLLTALCVAVFRETRPVFSGLLLGEMGGLFVIFSMIRQGHLNDNVQGQLLFASGMVGMFARLALIVVIMVIALKFRALFNPYAALVGYALSFVFVIIGMYRYAKNPPDQQG, encoded by the coding sequence ATGAGTGCCAATTCCCTCATGAAGCGACTGCGAGCCATTCAATGGTCGTGGCTCGGGCTGATGTTGCTGACCGCGCTTTGTGTCGCTGTCTTTAGGGAGACGCGTCCCGTCTTCAGCGGCCTGCTGTTGGGTGAGATGGGCGGCCTGTTCGTGATCTTCAGCATGATCCGCCAGGGGCATCTGAACGACAACGTTCAGGGGCAGCTGCTCTTTGCCTCTGGGATGGTGGGCATGTTCGCGCGGCTTGCGCTCATCGTGGTCATCATGGTGATTGCGCTGAAGTTCCGGGCGCTGTTCAATCCCTACGCAGCCTTGGTCGGGTACGCCCTGAGCTTTGTGTTCGTCATCATTGGGATGTATCGGTATGCCAAGAACCCGCCTGATCAACAAGGATGA
- the wecB gene encoding non-hydrolyzing UDP-N-acetylglucosamine 2-epimerase translates to MAPLVQALEAHPQIESLVCVTAQHREMLDQVLEVFSIRVDDDLDIMEPKQTLATITVKALAGLEGVLERRKPDLVLVHGDTTTTFAASLAAFYQQIAIGHVEAGLRTYQKYSPFPEEMNRQLTDVLCDLFFAPTDVAAAHLRQEGRPEEAIFVTGNTAIDAMRTTVRKAYTHPVLDGMPKGARLIYMTSHRRENWGEKLESICRAARRVVDLAEDLHLVYPVHLNPRVRDTVFSILGGHPRIHLLDPLGVIDNHNFMARATLILTDSGGIQEEAPSLGVPVLVLRDTTERPEGIEAGTLKLVGTDEETIFSEAKRLLTDEAAYRDMALRKNPYGDGRASERIVQAILYHFGLAERPQPFRYLESEGPFQRR, encoded by the coding sequence ATGGCACCGCTTGTGCAGGCGCTTGAGGCGCATCCGCAGATCGAGTCGCTGGTGTGCGTCACCGCGCAGCACCGCGAGATGCTGGACCAGGTGTTGGAGGTCTTCTCCATTCGCGTGGACGACGATCTCGACATCATGGAGCCCAAACAGACGCTGGCGACCATCACGGTGAAGGCCCTCGCGGGACTGGAGGGTGTGCTCGAGCGGCGCAAGCCCGACCTGGTGCTGGTGCACGGCGATACGACCACGACCTTCGCCGCGAGCCTGGCCGCGTTTTATCAGCAAATTGCCATTGGCCACGTCGAAGCGGGGCTTCGGACGTACCAAAAATACAGCCCGTTCCCAGAAGAGATGAATCGCCAATTGACCGACGTGCTGTGCGACCTCTTTTTTGCCCCGACGGATGTCGCTGCGGCGCATCTCAGGCAGGAGGGTCGGCCAGAGGAAGCCATCTTTGTGACGGGCAACACGGCCATCGATGCCATGCGCACAACCGTCCGCAAAGCGTACACGCACCCCGTGTTGGACGGCATGCCAAAGGGCGCCCGCCTCATCTACATGACGAGCCATCGCCGGGAGAACTGGGGAGAGAAGCTCGAGAGCATCTGCCGCGCGGCTCGCAGGGTGGTGGACCTCGCCGAAGATCTCCATTTGGTCTACCCTGTTCACCTGAATCCGCGCGTCCGCGACACGGTATTTTCCATCCTCGGCGGCCATCCGCGGATCCACCTGCTCGATCCGCTCGGCGTGATCGACAACCACAACTTCATGGCGCGCGCGACGCTCATCCTCACGGATTCCGGCGGCATTCAGGAGGAGGCGCCGTCGCTCGGTGTGCCTGTCCTGGTGCTGCGGGATACCACCGAGCGGCCGGAGGGCATCGAGGCGGGAACTCTGAAGCTCGTGGGAACGGACGAGGAAACCATCTTCTCCGAGGCCAAGCGTCTGCTGACGGACGAAGCAGCATACCGGGATATGGCATTGCGCAAAAATCCGTACGGGGACGGCCGTGCGTCGGAGCGCATTGTGCAAGCCATCCTATATCACTTCGGTCTTGCCGAGCGTCCTCAGCCATTTCGCTATCTGGAATCCGAAGGGCCGTTTCAGCGCCGATGA
- the upp gene encoding uracil phosphoribosyltransferase, producing MGQVHVLDHPLIQHKLTLIRDKNTGTKEFRALVQEVAMLMVYEITRDLPLQEVTVETPVGVASAKVIAGKTLAIVPVLRAGLGMVEGILNLIPGAKVGHIGLYRDPETLMPVEYYCKLPAHLEERDVYVVDPMLATGGSAVAALRAVKERGAQRPKLMCLVGVPEGIRAVQEHHPDVDIYLAAVDDHLNDHGYIVPGLGDAGDRLFGTK from the coding sequence TTGGGACAGGTGCATGTGCTTGACCATCCCCTCATTCAGCACAAGTTGACCCTCATTCGCGACAAGAACACGGGGACGAAAGAGTTTCGAGCGCTCGTCCAGGAAGTCGCGATGCTCATGGTCTACGAGATCACGCGCGATCTGCCTCTGCAGGAGGTCACGGTGGAGACGCCCGTGGGCGTCGCCTCGGCGAAGGTCATCGCGGGCAAGACGCTCGCCATCGTGCCGGTTCTGCGCGCGGGGCTCGGCATGGTCGAAGGGATTTTGAACTTGATCCCCGGCGCGAAGGTCGGTCATATCGGGCTGTATCGCGATCCCGAGACGCTCATGCCCGTCGAATACTACTGCAAACTCCCGGCTCATCTGGAGGAGCGAGACGTGTACGTGGTCGACCCGATGCTCGCCACGGGGGGTTCCGCGGTGGCAGCGCTCCGAGCGGTCAAGGAGCGCGGGGCACAGCGCCCGAAACTCATGTGCCTCGTCGGCGTTCCCGAAGGGATCCGGGCCGTTCAGGAACACCACCCGGACGTCGACATCTACCTCGCAGCCGTGGATGACCATCTGAACGATCACGGCTACATCGTCCCGGGCCTCGGCGACGCGGGGGATCGCCTCTTCGGGACGAAGTAG
- a CDS encoding serine hydroxymethyltransferase, translating to MTTLLQQVDPDVASAMQAELRRQQRNIELIASENFVSEAVLEALGSVLTNKYAEGYPGRRYYGGCEYVDVVERIAIDRVKELFGAEYANVQPHSGSQANMTVYFSVLKPGDTVLGMNLAHGGHLTHGSPVNFSGQLYKFVSYGVHPETHLIDYDEVLKVAKEHRPKMIVAGASAYPRVIDFKRMREIADEVGAYLMVDMAHIAGLIAAGLHPSPVPYAHFVTSTTHKTLRGPRGGFILCQKDVAKLIDKTNFPGVQGGPLMHVIAAKAVAFGEALKPEFKAYQEQIVKNAKALAEALKGYGFRLVSGGTDNHLMLIDVRSAGLTGKEAERRLDEIGITVNKNAIPFDPESPMVTSGIRVGTPAATSRGMDEGAMQEIAEIFKLVLLGDFSDEVKREARARVDSLTDRFPLYPTLSYVE from the coding sequence TTGACCACCCTTCTGCAGCAGGTTGACCCGGATGTCGCGTCTGCGATGCAGGCCGAGCTCCGTCGGCAGCAGCGGAACATCGAACTCATCGCTTCAGAAAACTTTGTCAGCGAGGCCGTTCTCGAGGCCCTTGGATCCGTCCTGACGAACAAATACGCCGAAGGCTACCCAGGCCGGCGCTATTACGGCGGCTGCGAGTACGTCGACGTGGTCGAGCGCATTGCCATCGATCGCGTCAAGGAGCTGTTCGGCGCCGAGTACGCGAACGTCCAGCCGCACAGTGGTTCGCAGGCGAACATGACGGTCTACTTCAGCGTCCTCAAGCCGGGCGACACGGTGCTCGGCATGAATCTGGCGCACGGCGGCCACTTGACGCATGGGAGCCCCGTGAACTTCTCCGGGCAGCTTTACAAGTTCGTCTCGTACGGCGTCCACCCGGAGACCCATCTCATCGATTACGACGAGGTGCTCAAGGTCGCGAAGGAACATCGGCCGAAGATGATCGTCGCCGGCGCGAGCGCGTACCCGCGCGTCATCGACTTCAAACGCATGCGGGAGATTGCGGACGAGGTCGGCGCGTATCTGATGGTGGACATGGCGCACATTGCGGGCCTCATTGCCGCGGGGCTTCACCCGTCCCCCGTGCCGTACGCGCACTTCGTGACGTCCACGACGCACAAGACGCTTCGGGGTCCGCGCGGCGGGTTCATCCTCTGTCAGAAGGACGTCGCCAAGCTCATCGACAAGACGAATTTCCCCGGCGTCCAGGGCGGTCCCCTCATGCACGTGATTGCAGCGAAGGCCGTCGCCTTCGGGGAAGCTTTGAAACCCGAATTCAAGGCGTACCAGGAGCAGATTGTGAAGAACGCGAAGGCGCTCGCCGAAGCGCTCAAAGGGTACGGGTTCCGCCTCGTGTCCGGCGGCACCGACAACCACCTGATGCTCATCGACGTCCGCAGCGCGGGGCTGACCGGCAAAGAAGCCGAGCGGAGGCTGGACGAGATCGGCATCACGGTCAACAAGAACGCCATCCCATTCGATCCGGAGAGCCCGATGGTGACGAGCGGCATCCGCGTCGGCACGCCTGCCGCGACTTCGCGCGGCATGGACGAGGGCGCGATGCAGGAGATTGCCGAGATCTTCAAGCTCGTGCTCCTCGGCGACTTCAGCGACGAGGTGAAGCGCGAGGCTCGCGCTCGCGTCGACAGCTTGACGGACCGGTTTCCGCTCTATCCGACTTTGTCCTACGTCGAATGA
- a CDS encoding TIGR01440 family protein, whose protein sequence is MAPPSREIEAESIASVRRDLPVLLAHLAREANLGPGKLLVVGASTSEVAGERIGSATSVAIGQAIAEVVLAFAREEGCDVAFQCCEHLNRALVVEKAVARSRGFQEVTAIPVSGAGGAAAAAAYWAMADPCLVSSVSADAGIDIGDTLIGMHLRPVVVPVRGPLREIGRAHVVMARSRPPLVGGARAVYDPEEARRRMSADTPPRRDA, encoded by the coding sequence ATGGCGCCTCCGAGCAGGGAGATTGAGGCCGAGTCGATTGCGTCCGTCCGGCGCGACCTACCGGTGCTCTTGGCGCACCTCGCGCGCGAGGCAAACCTGGGGCCGGGCAAGCTCCTGGTAGTGGGCGCGTCGACGAGCGAGGTGGCGGGCGAGCGCATCGGAAGTGCGACGTCCGTCGCCATCGGACAGGCCATCGCGGAGGTCGTGCTCGCGTTTGCTCGGGAAGAGGGGTGCGACGTGGCCTTCCAGTGCTGTGAGCACCTGAATCGCGCGCTCGTCGTGGAGAAGGCCGTGGCGAGATCGCGCGGCTTCCAAGAAGTCACGGCCATTCCGGTCTCTGGCGCGGGCGGCGCTGCGGCGGCCGCGGCGTATTGGGCGATGGCGGATCCGTGCCTGGTGAGCTCTGTGTCCGCGGACGCGGGGATCGACATTGGGGACACGCTGATTGGGATGCACCTGCGGCCCGTCGTGGTGCCCGTTCGAGGCCCCCTGCGCGAAATCGGCCGGGCGCACGTCGTCATGGCGCGATCGCGCCCGCCCCTCGTCGGCGGCGCCCGCGCGGTGTACGACCCCGAAGAGGCGCGCCGGCGGATGTCCGCCGACACGCCGCCTCGAAGGGACGCGTGA
- a CDS encoding low molecular weight protein arginine phosphatase: MEETMQILFVCTGNTCRSPMAAAFLRRLVEERALDWKVDSAGLMAMEGAPMTEHAAQALARRQVPAEGHAAKRLTREMLREADLVLTMSRSHRQALVDVFPELAEKVHTLYAFAHEVSEDAAQDVVDPFGGGEEEYEACAEHLADLVQRAFARLVRDAAGGAAEKGESRDGASEQGD, encoded by the coding sequence ATGGAGGAAACAATGCAGATTCTCTTCGTCTGTACCGGAAACACATGCCGCAGTCCGATGGCTGCGGCCTTCTTGCGTAGGCTTGTCGAGGAACGCGCGCTCGATTGGAAGGTCGATTCGGCGGGCCTGATGGCCATGGAGGGGGCCCCCATGACCGAGCACGCGGCGCAGGCCCTCGCGCGCCGACAGGTCCCCGCCGAGGGGCACGCGGCCAAGCGGCTGACCCGGGAGATGCTGCGCGAGGCCGATCTCGTCCTCACGATGTCGCGATCGCACAGGCAGGCGCTGGTGGACGTCTTTCCAGAGCTGGCCGAGAAGGTGCACACGCTGTACGCCTTCGCGCACGAGGTGTCGGAGGACGCGGCGCAGGATGTGGTCGACCCGTTCGGCGGCGGTGAGGAAGAATACGAGGCGTGCGCCGAACACCTCGCCGATCTCGTCCAGCGCGCGTTTGCTCGCCTGGTGCGGGACGCAGCGGGCGGCGCGGCGGAGAAGGGGGAAAGCAGGGATGGCGCCTCCGAGCAGGGAGATTGA
- a CDS encoding manganese efflux pump MntP, whose translation MSNLQAAIEIAMMAVALGMDALSLSIGVGLGAITRKQGLELALTIGVWHVMLTLVGLVFGDLVGHYLGHVARWFAALVVLGLGLHMAYHTWRPSEEPRPRPLGNWFGRMTFAASVSMDALSVGFGLGLKTVAYGVTSALAFGVASTLMCGVGLLIGRQFGRAVGRVGEMAGSVILILCGLMWLV comes from the coding sequence TTGTCCAATCTGCAGGCGGCGATCGAGATCGCCATGATGGCTGTGGCGCTCGGGATGGATGCGCTGTCTCTGAGCATCGGCGTGGGACTCGGCGCCATCACGCGCAAGCAGGGTCTCGAACTCGCGTTGACCATCGGTGTCTGGCATGTCATGCTCACGCTCGTCGGGCTCGTCTTTGGCGATCTCGTCGGCCACTACCTGGGCCACGTGGCGCGCTGGTTCGCTGCGTTGGTGGTGCTTGGACTTGGCCTGCACATGGCCTATCACACGTGGAGGCCATCCGAGGAGCCCCGTCCTCGGCCGCTCGGAAACTGGTTCGGTCGCATGACCTTCGCGGCCAGCGTCTCCATGGACGCCCTTTCGGTCGGCTTTGGTCTCGGGTTGAAGACGGTGGCCTACGGGGTGACTTCCGCCCTGGCCTTCGGCGTGGCGAGCACCTTGATGTGCGGGGTGGGGCTGTTGATTGGACGGCAGTTTGGGCGCGCGGTCGGCCGTGTGGGCGAAATGGCAGGAAGCGTCATTCTCATCCTCTGTGGGCTGATGTGGCTCGTGTGA
- a CDS encoding C40 family peptidase, whose amino-acid sequence MGLAAALSFTLPVQANPALWRIEETIEEKGADQITLVVRPDAKAVGDSAMVLTPTAMENYIRAHPALGDLRRAVCRTEDGRDLLATEFSRNRRVEPAVDGERAEMAVGPSLSETPPGVALDPSASARRSDPEPVKAAAVLQAAEELIGTPLAWGADPAMGFCDPATFVAAVYRRALGYRLPTTLDGLWEATGVSVPVWDVRPGDLVLLDRGELVGIYLGADEIAACDPSAGEVVRLAVGPGSGLTARIADVRRLF is encoded by the coding sequence TTGGGGCTTGCAGCGGCGCTGAGTTTCACGCTCCCCGTGCAGGCGAATCCGGCGCTGTGGCGGATCGAGGAGACGATTGAGGAGAAGGGCGCGGACCAGATCACCCTCGTGGTCAGGCCGGATGCGAAGGCGGTGGGCGACAGCGCGATGGTCTTAACGCCTACCGCGATGGAGAATTACATCCGAGCTCACCCGGCTCTGGGGGATCTCCGGCGCGCCGTGTGCAGAACCGAAGACGGCCGAGATCTGCTCGCGACCGAATTCAGCCGCAATCGGCGTGTCGAACCCGCGGTCGACGGCGAGCGCGCCGAGATGGCCGTCGGCCCCTCGCTCTCCGAGACGCCTCCCGGCGTGGCGCTCGATCCGTCCGCGTCGGCGAGGCGCTCGGACCCTGAACCTGTCAAGGCGGCGGCCGTTTTGCAGGCCGCAGAGGAGCTCATCGGCACGCCACTCGCCTGGGGTGCTGATCCCGCAATGGGCTTTTGCGATCCGGCCACGTTCGTCGCAGCCGTCTACCGCCGCGCCCTCGGGTACCGGCTTCCCACCACCCTCGACGGCCTCTGGGAGGCGACGGGTGTGAGCGTCCCGGTGTGGGACGTGCGGCCGGGCGATCTCGTCCTCCTCGACCGCGGCGAGCTCGTCGGCATCTACCTGGGCGCGGACGAGATCGCAGCGTGCGATCCGTCCGCAGGCGAGGTGGTGCGCTTGGCCGTCGGGCCAGGGAGCGGCCTCACGGCCCGCATCGCGGACGTCCGCCGGCTGTTCTAA
- a CDS encoding YoaK family protein, giving the protein MERREMSAVSARVFLLVLTAVSGCVDAMSFMRLGQVFTAAMTGNTVLGGIAVAAGDFRHAVHYLVALVGFACGAAASGLVAASERKRSGWSRTVTHALWLELAALVAFWIAADALGPAGVVRHTGALLFALAFGMGAQGSMARRVGINGITTTVITSTTTGLMETLVWKLMGLAPSRRNPSEPFDPTKPWLVWMWVLAVVIYGVGAGVASLVIAHAGYNEMAIPVALVVITIAWGMYQTRPKTEPAPGRRPAVDR; this is encoded by the coding sequence TTGGAGCGACGAGAGATGTCGGCCGTCTCCGCTCGCGTGTTTCTTTTGGTGCTGACGGCCGTTTCGGGCTGCGTGGACGCCATGAGCTTCATGCGTCTCGGCCAAGTGTTCACCGCGGCCATGACGGGCAACACGGTGCTCGGCGGGATCGCGGTCGCCGCGGGAGATTTTCGACATGCCGTGCACTACCTCGTCGCCCTCGTCGGCTTTGCGTGCGGTGCCGCGGCGTCCGGCTTGGTGGCGGCGAGTGAGCGGAAGCGATCCGGATGGAGCCGCACGGTGACGCACGCGCTGTGGCTCGAGCTCGCGGCGCTTGTCGCGTTCTGGATCGCCGCGGACGCGTTGGGGCCCGCGGGCGTGGTCCGCCACACCGGCGCGCTTTTGTTCGCTCTCGCTTTCGGCATGGGGGCACAGGGCTCCATGGCGCGGCGCGTAGGCATCAATGGGATCACCACGACGGTCATCACCAGCACGACCACCGGGCTGATGGAGACGCTGGTGTGGAAACTGATGGGGCTTGCGCCGTCGCGCCGCAACCCTTCGGAGCCCTTCGATCCGACCAAACCGTGGCTCGTGTGGATGTGGGTGTTGGCTGTGGTGATCTACGGCGTGGGCGCGGGCGTCGCGAGCCTAGTCATTGCACACGCCGGTTACAATGAGATGGCCATTCCCGTCGCGCTCGTGGTCATCACCATCGCGTGGGGGATGTATCAGACGCGTCCGAAGACGGAGCCCGCACCGGGGCGTCGACCGGCCGTGGATCGCTGA
- a CDS encoding L-threonylcarbamoyladenylate synthase, with amino-acid sequence MRRLTVAGIRHEAQLREMLREPAQSLRRGGLVAFPTETVYGLGANALEEEAVRRIFAAKERPRDNPLIVHIADDAKLRDVIDENQPLHEDAVRLMRAFWPGPLTLLLPAGARLAPSVHPGQPLVGVRMPDHPVARALIAEAGVPVAAPSANRSGRPSPTTPDDVVADLDGRIDWLVDGGPCPIGVESTVLLLEPDCARILRPGGVTQEMIASVIDRPVLYAADVFDVASAPLAPGMKYRHYAPNARVHVWWGEPEAIDEAMRAFLLEAVQDDDLMVPALIAPDDFVRRFGWALSDERQAVLPADTYAEELARHLYRLLRAFDGAGATDVLVHGVDPTHGVGAAVMNRLYKASAGRVRWVG; translated from the coding sequence ATGCGACGATTGACGGTGGCTGGGATACGCCATGAAGCGCAACTGCGCGAGATGTTGAGGGAGCCCGCCCAGTCTCTGCGACGCGGCGGGCTTGTGGCGTTTCCCACCGAAACGGTGTACGGCCTCGGCGCCAACGCGCTGGAGGAGGAGGCGGTGAGGCGCATCTTCGCCGCCAAGGAGCGGCCGCGCGACAATCCGCTGATCGTGCATATCGCGGATGACGCTAAGCTTCGGGACGTGATCGACGAGAACCAACCCTTGCACGAGGACGCGGTGCGGCTGATGCGGGCCTTTTGGCCGGGGCCGCTCACGCTCCTTTTGCCGGCGGGCGCGCGGCTCGCGCCATCCGTTCACCCTGGGCAGCCGCTCGTCGGGGTGCGGATGCCGGATCATCCCGTGGCCCGGGCGCTCATCGCCGAGGCGGGCGTGCCGGTGGCGGCGCCGAGCGCCAATCGGTCCGGCAGGCCGAGTCCCACGACGCCCGACGACGTGGTTGCCGATCTCGACGGCCGGATCGACTGGCTTGTCGACGGCGGGCCGTGCCCGATTGGCGTGGAGTCGACGGTGCTCCTGCTCGAGCCCGACTGCGCCCGCATCCTACGGCCGGGCGGCGTGACGCAGGAGATGATCGCGAGCGTGATCGACCGACCGGTGCTGTACGCGGCCGACGTGTTCGATGTGGCTTCCGCGCCTCTGGCGCCCGGCATGAAGTACCGCCACTACGCGCCGAACGCCAGGGTGCACGTGTGGTGGGGAGAGCCGGAGGCCATTGACGAGGCGATGCGCGCCTTTTTGCTCGAAGCCGTGCAGGACGACGACCTGATGGTGCCGGCGCTCATCGCGCCGGACGACTTCGTGCGGCGCTTCGGGTGGGCGCTGTCGGACGAGCGGCAGGCCGTTCTTCCTGCCGATACGTACGCCGAGGAACTCGCGCGCCACTTGTACCGCCTGCTCCGCGCCTTCGATGGCGCCGGCGCGACCGACGTGCTGGTCCACGGCGTGGATCCGACGCACGGCGTGGGGGCGGCCGTGATGAACCGCTTGTACAAGGCGTCGGCTGGCCGCGTGCGGTGGGTCGGCTAG
- the spoIIR gene encoding stage II sporulation protein R: MGFAKRFAGWVTAVLIGVALSRAAMAHANVRGASDGDVLASIAAPHAPAIPEDALRLRIIANSDSPRDQALKLAVRNAVIEQVGRWLQGAHSEAQARAIVEAHVPQIRATALAVEAAWHVDQSVQVEVARVPFPTKEYGNLVYPAGEYEALRIVLGRGQGANWWCVLYPPLCFIDITEGDAVPNTGGFPDLPPLETLSIPTGDGHTQKVQVRLWTLDHAEEWIRAIAARFH, from the coding sequence ATGGGGTTTGCGAAGCGGTTTGCGGGATGGGTCACAGCCGTCTTGATCGGCGTGGCGCTGTCCAGAGCGGCCATGGCGCACGCGAACGTGCGCGGCGCGAGCGACGGAGACGTGCTCGCGAGCATCGCGGCGCCTCACGCGCCGGCGATCCCGGAGGACGCGCTGCGGCTTCGGATCATCGCGAACAGCGACAGCCCGCGCGATCAGGCGTTGAAGCTCGCGGTGCGCAACGCGGTGATCGAGCAGGTGGGCCGTTGGCTGCAGGGGGCCCACTCCGAGGCGCAGGCGCGCGCCATCGTGGAGGCACACGTGCCGCAAATCCGCGCCACCGCGCTGGCGGTGGAAGCGGCGTGGCACGTGGACCAGTCGGTCCAGGTGGAGGTGGCGCGGGTGCCGTTTCCGACGAAGGAGTACGGCAACCTCGTGTATCCCGCCGGCGAGTACGAGGCGCTGCGCATCGTGCTCGGACGAGGCCAGGGCGCGAACTGGTGGTGCGTCCTGTACCCGCCGCTTTGCTTCATCGACATCACGGAAGGCGATGCAGTGCCCAACACAGGAGGCTTTCCCGATTTGCCGCCGCTCGAGACCCTGTCCATCCCGACGGGCGACGGACATACCCAAAAGGTTCAGGTGCGGCTTTGGACGCTCGATCACGCCGAAGAATGGATTCGCGCGATTGCGGCGCGCTTTCACTGA
- the prmC gene encoding peptide chain release factor N(5)-glutamine methyltransferase yields MSEAKYFVARLLKAIAEQLPQSPAYRALPLDERKRLAEREAEQIVAHALGWDRVKLLQSLGDEVPDEIAERAARLAALRVQGEPLAYVLGKQDFYGRTFEVGPDCLIPRPDTEVLVEEAIRFLKRMPSGTRVIDVGTGSGCIAVSIALACPGVSVTAVDLSMDALAVARRNAERFGAVVDWAAADGIEWLIERAERGRPWHAIVSNPPYIPTGEIDQLEPSVRDYEPRLALDGGEDGLQFYRRMAALPPYVLARGRAGVFLEVGHNQADEVARLFAPWRERGFRVRKVKDLRGIDRVIAVTREPGSPPESENL; encoded by the coding sequence ATGAGCGAGGCCAAGTATTTTGTCGCAAGATTGCTGAAGGCAATCGCGGAACAACTTCCCCAGTCACCGGCGTACCGAGCGTTGCCGCTCGATGAGCGCAAGCGGCTCGCGGAGCGCGAGGCCGAGCAGATTGTGGCGCACGCGCTCGGCTGGGATCGCGTCAAACTGCTCCAGTCGCTTGGCGACGAGGTGCCGGACGAGATCGCGGAACGCGCCGCGCGCTTGGCGGCCCTGCGGGTCCAAGGGGAGCCGCTCGCGTATGTCCTCGGGAAACAGGATTTTTACGGCCGGACGTTTGAAGTCGGGCCGGATTGCCTGATCCCGCGCCCCGACACCGAGGTCTTGGTGGAGGAGGCCATTCGGTTCCTGAAGCGCATGCCCAGTGGGACGCGAGTCATCGACGTCGGGACGGGGTCCGGGTGCATCGCGGTCTCTATCGCGCTTGCGTGCCCGGGCGTGTCGGTTACGGCGGTGGATCTTTCCATGGACGCGCTCGCGGTGGCCCGCCGCAACGCCGAGCGATTCGGCGCCGTGGTCGATTGGGCGGCGGCGGACGGCATCGAGTGGCTGATTGAACGGGCCGAACGCGGGCGGCCGTGGCACGCCATTGTCAGCAATCCGCCGTATATTCCCACGGGCGAGATCGATCAATTGGAACCGTCCGTGCGCGACTATGAGCCGCGGCTCGCTTTGGACGGCGGCGAGGACGGGCTGCAGTTCTACAGGCGGATGGCGGCGCTGCCGCCGTACGTGCTGGCTCGCGGCCGTGCTGGCGTATTCCTCGAGGTGGGCCACAACCAGGCCGATGAGGTGGCCCGCCTGTTCGCGCCGTGGCGCGAACGCGGATTTCGCGTGCGCAAGGTGAAGGACCTGCGGGGGATCGATCGCGTCATTGCCGTGACGCGCGAGCCTGGATCTCCCCCGGAATCGGAGAATCTCTGA
- the prfA gene encoding peptide chain release factor 1: MFDRLASMEERYEHLSQLLCRPDVASDPEKLRSYAKEQAELAETVEVYREWKKVSQNIDEAKAMLQDKLDDEMREFVRAELAELQRRREGLEHRLKILLLPKDPNDDKDVFVEIRAAAGGEEAALFAAELLRMYQRYAEKHGWKTEIIDASYTDMGGFREVVMAVHGKGAYAKLKFESGTHRVQRVPVTESGGRIHTSTATVAVLPEVEEVEVEIHEKDLRIDTFCSTGPGGQSVNTTQSAVRITHLPTGIVVSCQDEKSQLKNKEKAMRVLRARLYEKAQREQQEELAAKRRLQVGTGDRSERIRTYNFPQSRVTDHRIGLTLHKLDAVLDGELDEIIQALIVESQAEMLRVREA, encoded by the coding sequence ATGTTCGATCGGTTGGCGAGCATGGAAGAGCGGTACGAACACCTGAGCCAGCTGCTCTGCAGGCCGGATGTCGCGTCCGATCCGGAAAAGCTCCGATCGTACGCCAAGGAACAGGCGGAGCTGGCGGAGACGGTGGAGGTGTACCGCGAGTGGAAGAAGGTCTCCCAGAACATCGACGAGGCCAAGGCGATGTTGCAGGATAAGCTCGACGACGAAATGCGCGAGTTCGTCAGGGCTGAACTGGCGGAACTGCAACGTCGGCGGGAGGGCCTGGAGCACCGGCTTAAGATTCTCCTCCTCCCCAAGGATCCGAATGACGACAAGGACGTGTTTGTGGAAATTCGCGCTGCGGCCGGAGGCGAGGAGGCCGCGCTCTTCGCCGCTGAGCTTTTGCGGATGTATCAGCGCTACGCCGAGAAACACGGCTGGAAGACGGAGATCATCGACGCCAGCTACACGGATATGGGTGGATTCCGCGAAGTGGTGATGGCCGTGCACGGCAAGGGCGCGTACGCGAAGCTGAAGTTCGAGAGCGGCACGCACCGCGTGCAGCGCGTGCCGGTCACGGAGTCGGGCGGGCGGATCCACACGTCGACGGCGACCGTCGCGGTCCTGCCGGAGGTGGAGGAGGTTGAGGTGGAGATTCACGAAAAGGATCTCCGGATCGACACCTTCTGCTCGACGGGCCCCGGTGGGCAGAGCGTGAACACCACGCAGTCTGCGGTGCGGATCACGCATCTTCCGACGGGAATTGTGGTGTCCTGCCAGGACGAGAAGTCCCAATTGAAAAATAAGGAAAAAGCGATGCGGGTGTTGCGCGCGCGCCTGTACGAGAAGGCTCAGCGCGAACAGCAGGAGGAGCTCGCGGCAAAGCGGCGCCTCCAGGTGGGCACGGGTGACCGCAGCGAGCGCATTCGCACGTACAACTTTCCGCAAAGCCGAGTGACGGATCATCGCATTGGCTTGACGTTACACAAACTTGACGCCGTCTTGGACGGTGAGCTGGATGAGATCATCCAGGCGCTCATCGTCGAGAGCCAGGCGGAGATGCTGAGGGTCAGGGAAGCATGA